The following coding sequences lie in one Caproicibacterium argilliputei genomic window:
- a CDS encoding aminoglycoside adenylyltransferase domain-containing protein, translating into MDIRAVQILEPLKTACCQIFSHNLVGVYLHGSLAFGCFNWETGDLDFLVVTKKSPTLPQKETFVNVLLELDRHSPPKGFEMSLVLEKDCRHFVYPTPFELHFSNLHKAACRENPRTYCKRMHGTDGDLAAHFTVLRHCGIPLYGPPVKSVFGPVPEEAYWSSIESDIADAPAQIFQDPVYVVLNLCRVLAYAQSGAVLSKQQGAQWGLQNLPVSFHPLLSAAEKGYSGTAPFPLEQARPLLPVFAKEMLAKIRFARRAAALQSP; encoded by the coding sequence ATGGATATTCGGGCAGTACAGATTCTGGAACCGCTAAAGACCGCCTGCTGCCAAATTTTCTCACACAATCTGGTCGGCGTTTACCTGCACGGCTCCCTCGCGTTCGGCTGTTTCAACTGGGAAACAGGCGACCTCGATTTTCTGGTGGTCACAAAAAAATCGCCCACCCTGCCGCAAAAGGAAACCTTTGTAAACGTCCTGCTGGAGCTCGACCGCCACAGCCCGCCCAAGGGCTTCGAGATGAGTTTGGTTCTTGAAAAGGACTGCCGCCATTTCGTTTATCCCACTCCGTTCGAACTGCATTTTTCAAACCTCCACAAAGCAGCCTGCCGGGAAAACCCGCGCACATACTGCAAACGGATGCACGGCACAGACGGTGATTTAGCCGCTCATTTTACCGTCCTCCGGCACTGCGGCATCCCTCTTTACGGTCCGCCGGTTAAAAGCGTGTTCGGTCCTGTGCCGGAAGAAGCATACTGGAGCAGTATCGAAAGTGACATCGCGGATGCACCTGCGCAAATTTTTCAGGACCCGGTTTATGTTGTCTTAAATTTATGCCGCGTTCTCGCTTATGCACAGAGCGGTGCCGTCCTGTCCAAACAGCAGGGTGCGCAATGGGGGCTGCAAAACCTGCCGGTTTCCTTTCATCCGCTGCTTTCTGCGGCAGAAAAAGGATACAGCGGCACTGCGCCGTTTCCTCTGGAGCAGGCACGGCCGCTGCTCCCTGTTTTTGCAAAAGAAATGCTCGCAAAAATCCGCTTTGCCCGCCGCGCTGCTGCCCTGCAAAGTCCCTAA
- a CDS encoding S1C family serine protease, with protein sequence MDEQNPRQANPTEQPAAGEPPQYQPEQWYPQEKPAFVPETDSRPVPREDGADGEAHYRNPAEPRVRKKMSRGIKTLVGVLLALLVVFTAMLIGISISDVQGNSAGGHLGTADEPSSGSSKATVSRSKDVIPNQGEKTGSVLTLQKKSGKALSPETVFTKVSPSVVGVLASVPTTGGGSGESQGTGIVASSDGVVLTNSHVIGNTSAATVTVVLSDKKQYDARILGYDKTSDLAVLKISATGLTPAAFGRAEELKVGEQVLAIGNPDGMNYSDSLTGGYVSALNRTIAGYSDNGMTYIQTDAAINPGNSGGPLCNLYGQVVGINSVKIITNGYEGMGFAIPMSQAVGIINQLIHNGYVQGRTRLGVTCRLLSTYEEAVLPVDGGVEILSIDNESSLKNSGVEKGDVLYQIDGKEISALNDITGVLSKHKPGDQVSAKIYSVKKRKTLRVKIKLLEDKGETQRVVSQEP encoded by the coding sequence ATGGACGAACAGAATCCGCGGCAGGCGAACCCGACGGAGCAGCCCGCGGCAGGCGAACCGCCGCAGTACCAGCCGGAGCAGTGGTATCCGCAGGAAAAACCGGCTTTTGTGCCGGAAACGGACAGTCGACCGGTACCACGGGAAGACGGTGCAGACGGGGAAGCCCACTACCGAAACCCCGCCGAACCGCGAGTGCGCAAAAAGATGAGCCGGGGCATAAAGACGCTGGTCGGCGTGCTGCTGGCGCTGCTGGTTGTTTTTACAGCGATGCTGATTGGCATTAGCATTTCTGACGTGCAGGGGAACAGTGCCGGCGGACATCTGGGCACAGCGGATGAACCCTCTTCCGGTTCCTCAAAGGCGACAGTTTCCCGCTCGAAAGACGTGATTCCAAATCAGGGGGAAAAAACGGGCAGTGTCCTGACACTGCAGAAAAAATCCGGAAAAGCGCTTTCGCCCGAAACGGTGTTTACAAAAGTCAGCCCGAGCGTGGTGGGCGTGCTGGCTTCCGTACCGACAACGGGCGGCGGCAGCGGGGAAAGTCAGGGCACCGGCATTGTTGCGAGCAGCGATGGTGTGGTGCTTACAAATTCGCACGTAATTGGGAATACAAGCGCCGCAACGGTGACAGTGGTGCTTTCGGACAAGAAACAGTATGATGCGCGGATTTTGGGTTACGACAAAACCAGTGACCTGGCAGTGCTGAAAATCAGCGCAACAGGGTTGACACCGGCGGCTTTCGGCAGAGCAGAAGAGCTGAAAGTCGGGGAGCAGGTGCTTGCCATCGGCAACCCGGACGGCATGAACTACAGCGACAGCCTGACGGGCGGCTATGTTTCCGCACTGAACCGCACCATTGCAGGATACAGTGACAACGGCATGACGTATATTCAGACGGATGCTGCCATTAACCCCGGCAATTCCGGCGGGCCGCTTTGCAACCTGTACGGGCAGGTGGTGGGAATCAATTCCGTAAAAATCATTACGAACGGCTACGAGGGCATGGGCTTTGCGATTCCGATGAGTCAGGCAGTGGGGATTATCAATCAGTTGATTCACAACGGCTATGTACAGGGGCGCACACGGCTGGGCGTTACGTGCCGCTTGCTGTCAACGTATGAAGAAGCGGTGCTGCCGGTGGACGGCGGGGTCGAAATCCTTTCGATTGATAACGAAAGCTCCCTCAAAAACAGCGGCGTGGAAAAAGGCGATGTCCTGTATCAGATTGACGGGAAAGAAATTTCCGCGCTGAATGATATTACCGGGGTGCTTTCCAAGCACAAACCGGGGGATCAGGTTTCAGCGAAAATTTACAGCGTGAAAAAGAGAAAAACCCTGCGCGTGAAAATAAAGCTTTTGGAAGACAAAGGGGAAACCCAGCGTGTGGTTTCTCAGGAACCCTAA
- a CDS encoding sensor histidine kinase codes for MERAKRKTLFKKYLMMTLLTIFVSFCILGLVMLLSFNSNWKQEKRDGLTKNAQSVSDIVARSLTLSSGQVAIDTEGIEKFLPALSRNNEIDIFIVNEAGQITVSSQGAAGTIHTEKTIPKSIMQKALSGIYNDQTLLGGVYDAPCYAVGVPVTVQVSKQTHTIGAVFTSVSVSSQAEYRKDIFRMFLFAALAAFMVSFCMVWVFSYNMVRPLRIMAGAARSFGDGNFSTRVPVTSRDEIGELALAFNNMADSLASSEYTRRNFIANVSHELKTPMTTIAGFIDGILDGTIPQEKQAHYLQIVTEEVKRLSRLVKTMLDLSRIDNGELKLRPARFDITETVLTTMLSFEKPIEAKKIEVRGLEDTHAVYVDGDTDMIHQVVYNLVENAVKFTNENGYIQVTIAEQPTKTTVTIRNSGEGIAPEEITQIFGRFYKTDKSRSKDKTGMGLGLYIVKTIIQQHGGEISANSVVGQYCEFSFWLPREIPQSAASQRPTTTVCAEVVEPPASKRQDAAQPDGTPKQTAPKNKKDGM; via the coding sequence TTGGAAAGAGCAAAACGGAAAACCCTATTTAAAAAGTACCTGATGATGACGCTGCTCACGATTTTTGTGAGTTTCTGCATTCTGGGCTTGGTAATGCTGCTCTCTTTCAACAGCAACTGGAAGCAGGAAAAACGGGACGGGTTGACGAAAAACGCGCAAAGTGTTTCGGACATTGTCGCCCGCAGCCTGACGCTGAGCAGCGGGCAGGTGGCGATTGATACCGAGGGAATTGAGAAATTTCTGCCGGCACTGAGCCGCAACAATGAAATTGATATTTTTATCGTCAACGAAGCGGGACAGATTACGGTCAGCTCGCAGGGGGCGGCCGGCACCATTCATACGGAAAAAACAATCCCCAAAAGCATTATGCAGAAGGCGCTCAGCGGCATTTACAATGACCAGACACTGCTGGGCGGCGTTTATGACGCGCCCTGCTATGCGGTGGGAGTGCCGGTGACCGTACAGGTCTCCAAACAGACGCATACCATCGGGGCGGTTTTCACCAGCGTTTCGGTGAGCAGTCAGGCGGAGTACCGCAAGGATATTTTTCGGATGTTTCTGTTCGCGGCGCTGGCGGCATTTATGGTGAGCTTCTGCATGGTGTGGGTGTTTTCCTACAATATGGTGCGGCCGCTGCGCATTATGGCGGGCGCGGCGCGCAGCTTTGGCGACGGGAATTTCAGCACGCGGGTGCCGGTGACCAGCCGCGACGAAATCGGCGAGCTGGCGCTGGCGTTTAACAACATGGCGGATTCGCTGGCGAGCAGCGAGTATACGCGGCGGAATTTTATTGCCAACGTTTCGCATGAACTGAAAACGCCGATGACCACGATTGCAGGCTTCATTGACGGCATTTTGGATGGTACGATTCCGCAGGAGAAGCAGGCGCATTATCTGCAGATTGTGACGGAGGAGGTCAAACGCCTTTCTCGCCTGGTGAAAACCATGCTGGATCTTTCGCGCATTGACAACGGCGAGCTGAAGCTGCGGCCCGCGCGCTTTGACATTACCGAAACTGTGCTGACCACGATGCTGAGCTTTGAAAAACCGATTGAAGCAAAGAAAATTGAGGTGCGCGGCCTGGAGGACACCCACGCGGTTTATGTGGACGGCGACACGGATATGATTCATCAGGTTGTCTATAATCTGGTGGAAAACGCTGTGAAATTCACCAATGAGAACGGGTACATTCAGGTGACGATTGCGGAACAGCCCACAAAGACCACGGTGACCATCCGCAACAGCGGCGAAGGAATTGCACCGGAGGAAATTACGCAGATTTTCGGGCGTTTCTACAAAACCGACAAATCCCGCAGCAAGGACAAAACCGGCATGGGGCTGGGGCTGTACATCGTGAAAACCATTATCCAGCAGCATGGTGGAGAAATTTCGGCAAATTCGGTGGTCGGGCAATACTGTGAGTTTTCTTTCTGGCTGCCGCGCGAAATTCCGCAGTCCGCCGCATCGCAGCGGCCGACGACCACGGTTTGTGCGGAAGTGGTAGAGCCACCTGCTTCCAAACGGCAGGATGCGGCGCAGCCGGACGGTACCCCGAAACAGACCGCCCCCAAAAACAAAAAGGACGGTATGTGA
- a CDS encoding response regulator transcription factor, with amino-acid sequence MSQGKILVVDDDQNICELLRLYIEKEGFEVVIANDGRKALELFDAQNPDLIMLDIMLPELDGWQVCREIRKKSQCPIIMLTAKGEVFDKVLGLELGADDYVVKPFEAKEVVARIKAVLRRMGKSGSDAVKEVHYDKLSINLTNYELKVNGKVVDTPPKEMELIYHLASNPNRVFTRDQLLDEVWGFDYYGDSRTVDVHVKRLREKLEGVSDQWALKTVWGVGYKFEVKE; translated from the coding sequence ATGTCGCAGGGGAAAATTCTGGTGGTGGACGATGACCAGAACATTTGTGAACTGCTTCGTTTGTATATTGAAAAAGAAGGATTCGAGGTCGTGATTGCCAACGACGGGCGCAAGGCGCTGGAGCTGTTTGACGCGCAGAATCCGGATTTGATTATGTTGGACATTATGCTGCCGGAACTGGACGGGTGGCAGGTGTGCCGTGAAATCCGAAAGAAGAGCCAGTGCCCAATTATCATGCTGACGGCGAAGGGCGAGGTTTTCGACAAGGTGCTGGGTCTGGAACTGGGCGCAGACGACTATGTGGTCAAGCCGTTTGAAGCCAAGGAAGTGGTGGCGCGCATCAAGGCGGTGCTGCGGCGCATGGGGAAATCCGGCAGTGACGCGGTGAAGGAAGTGCACTACGATAAGCTTTCCATCAACCTGACAAACTATGAGCTGAAAGTAAACGGAAAAGTGGTGGACACGCCGCCAAAAGAAATGGAACTGATTTACCACCTGGCGAGCAACCCGAACCGCGTGTTTACGCGCGATCAGCTGCTGGACGAAGTGTGGGGCTTTGATTACTACGGCGACAGCCGCACGGTGGATGTGCACGTGAAGCGCCTGCGGGAAAAGCTGGAGGGCGTTTCTGACCAGTGGGCGCTCAAGACGGTGTGGGGTGTCGGTTACAAATTTGAAGTCAAAGAATGA
- a CDS encoding GNAT family N-acetyltransferase, producing MLTLKKVDAQNIHEILALSVKEEQKPFVAENTESILEAYTTITAGKVALPFGIYEEEQPVGFVMFGYDGTGEEGEPAALAGNYAIWRFMIDRHWQGRGLGRKALEAALAFVRSKPCGEADYCLLSYEPENTVAKALYHSFGFREIGEMDGDEIVAALRL from the coding sequence TTGCTTACTTTAAAGAAAGTCGATGCGCAAAACATCCATGAAATTTTGGCGCTTTCGGTAAAAGAAGAACAAAAGCCCTTTGTGGCGGAAAACACTGAAAGTATTTTGGAAGCATACACCACCATCACAGCGGGAAAGGTTGCGCTGCCGTTTGGTATTTACGAGGAGGAGCAGCCGGTCGGGTTTGTGATGTTTGGCTATGACGGTACTGGCGAAGAAGGAGAACCGGCGGCACTTGCCGGCAACTATGCAATCTGGCGGTTTATGATTGACCGCCACTGGCAGGGGCGCGGGCTTGGCAGGAAAGCACTGGAAGCTGCGCTGGCATTTGTGCGCAGCAAGCCGTGCGGCGAGGCAGATTACTGCCTGCTTTCCTATGAACCGGAAAATACGGTGGCAAAGGCGCTGTACCATTCTTTTGGTTTTCGGGAAATTGGAGAGATGGACGGGGACGAGATTGTGGCGGCTTTGCGGCTGTGA
- the leuD gene encoding 3-isopropylmalate dehydratase small subunit, translating to MTAKGTVHKYGDNVDTDVIIPARYLNTASHAELAQHCMEDIDKNFVKTVKPGDIIVANKNFGCGSSREHAPIAIQASGVSCVIASTFARIFYRNSINIGLPILECAEAAQEIAEGDEVQVDFATGVIADLTTGRQFQAEPFPPFIQNIIDKGGLLNSLQK from the coding sequence ATGACTGCAAAAGGGACAGTGCACAAGTACGGCGACAATGTGGACACAGATGTGATTATTCCGGCGCGGTATCTGAACACCGCTTCACACGCGGAGCTGGCGCAGCACTGCATGGAGGACATTGACAAGAACTTCGTAAAAACCGTAAAGCCGGGTGACATCATTGTGGCGAACAAGAATTTCGGCTGCGGCTCCTCGCGGGAGCACGCGCCGATTGCCATACAGGCAAGCGGGGTTTCCTGCGTGATTGCGAGTACGTTTGCACGGATTTTTTACCGCAACTCCATCAACATCGGTCTGCCGATTCTGGAGTGTGCCGAAGCTGCACAGGAGATTGCAGAAGGAGACGAGGTGCAGGTGGACTTTGCCACCGGCGTGATTGCCGACCTGACAACCGGCAGGCAGTTTCAGGCGGAGCCGTTCCCGCCGTTCATCCAAAATATCATTGACAAGGGCGGGCTGCTGAACAGCCTGCAGAAATAA
- the leuC gene encoding 3-isopropylmalate dehydratase large subunit, with protein MGMTMTQKILAAHAGLPSVKAGQLIEAKLDLVLGNDITSPVAINEFEKCGANRVFDNTRIALVLDHFVPNKDIKAAEQCRQTRGFAGKYNIKNFFDVGRMGIEHALLPEQGLVGPGDCVIGADSHTCTYGALGAFSTGVGSTDMAAGMISGKAWFKVPSAIKVVLKGKPTGWVSGKDVILHLIGEIGVDGALYQSLEFTGDGVTALSMDDRLCIANMAIEAGAKNGIFPVDEKTLAYEKGRFQREIKVYEADPDAEYTRTVEIDLAALRPTVSFPHLPENTKTIDEAAGVKMDQAVIGSCTNGRIEDMRVAAKLLKGRKVADGVRCIVIPATQAVYLQCIREGLTEIFVEAGAVVSTPTCGPCLGGYMGILGKGERAVSTTNRNFVGRMGHVESEVYLASPAVAAASAVTGVLTDPEKL; from the coding sequence ATGGGAATGACCATGACGCAGAAGATTCTGGCGGCGCACGCCGGGCTTCCCAGCGTAAAGGCCGGCCAGCTGATTGAAGCAAAGCTGGATCTGGTGCTTGGAAACGATATTACCAGTCCGGTGGCCATCAACGAATTTGAAAAATGCGGTGCCAATCGCGTGTTTGACAACACACGCATTGCGCTGGTGCTGGATCACTTTGTACCAAACAAGGACATCAAGGCGGCGGAGCAGTGCCGCCAGACTCGCGGCTTTGCCGGAAAATACAACATCAAAAACTTTTTTGATGTTGGCCGCATGGGCATTGAGCACGCGCTGCTGCCGGAGCAGGGATTGGTTGGCCCGGGCGACTGTGTCATCGGCGCGGACAGCCACACCTGCACCTATGGCGCGCTGGGGGCTTTTTCAACTGGCGTGGGCAGTACGGACATGGCGGCAGGCATGATTTCGGGCAAGGCATGGTTTAAGGTGCCGTCTGCCATCAAGGTAGTGCTGAAAGGAAAGCCGACCGGCTGGGTCAGCGGCAAGGATGTGATTCTGCATCTGATTGGGGAAATCGGTGTGGACGGCGCGCTGTACCAGTCACTGGAATTTACCGGTGACGGCGTGACGGCACTTTCGATGGACGACCGCCTGTGCATTGCCAACATGGCGATTGAAGCTGGCGCCAAAAACGGCATTTTTCCGGTGGATGAAAAGACGCTGGCTTACGAAAAAGGGCGGTTTCAGCGCGAAATAAAGGTTTACGAAGCCGATCCGGACGCGGAATATACGCGCACAGTGGAAATTGACCTTGCCGCGCTGCGCCCGACGGTGAGTTTTCCACATTTGCCGGAAAACACCAAGACGATTGACGAGGCGGCAGGCGTTAAAATGGACCAGGCGGTGATTGGCTCCTGCACCAACGGGCGCATTGAGGATATGCGCGTGGCGGCAAAGCTGCTGAAAGGCAGAAAAGTGGCGGATGGTGTGCGCTGTATCGTGATTCCCGCGACGCAGGCGGTTTATCTGCAGTGTATCCGCGAAGGACTGACAGAGATTTTTGTGGAAGCCGGTGCGGTGGTTAGCACGCCGACCTGCGGGCCATGTCTGGGCGGGTACATGGGTATTCTCGGCAAGGGCGAACGCGCAGTTTCAACCACGAACCGCAACTTTGTCGGGCGGATGGGTCATGTAGAAAGCGAAGTTTACCTGGCAAGTCCGGCCGTGGCGGCGGCCAGCGCGGTGACCGGCGTGCTGACCGACCCGGAAAAGCTGTAA
- a CDS encoding Crp/Fnr family transcriptional regulator → MAQSFHFTEPESGWSILGEGQPFRHYSPRQLVYLQGETDNSFYYLKKGRVCIFLISDEGDEKTVTFRESGSIFGEAAFFDGKPRTTSARTITECQIVSIGRAELTTLFRKEPSLALQMLQVLARTVRMLSGQLDTISFLSADRRLAGILVALAGTEHVVHNSQEELGNLVGVTRITVNRVLHIFAQRGWLTLQYRSVTLTNPAALAAYAQE, encoded by the coding sequence GTGGCGCAAAGTTTTCACTTTACCGAACCAGAGTCCGGTTGGTCCATTCTCGGCGAGGGACAGCCGTTTCGCCATTACAGTCCGCGTCAGTTGGTTTACCTGCAGGGAGAAACCGACAACAGCTTTTATTACTTAAAAAAAGGCCGCGTCTGCATTTTCCTGATTTCTGACGAGGGCGATGAAAAAACCGTCACGTTCCGCGAAAGCGGCTCTATCTTTGGCGAAGCAGCTTTTTTTGACGGCAAGCCGCGCACCACTTCCGCCCGTACCATCACCGAGTGCCAAATTGTCAGCATCGGCCGCGCCGAGCTGACTACCCTGTTCCGCAAAGAGCCTTCTCTGGCGCTGCAAATGCTGCAGGTGCTGGCGCGAACCGTGCGTATGCTTTCCGGTCAGCTGGACACCATATCCTTTCTGTCGGCAGACCGCCGGCTTGCCGGCATTCTGGTCGCCCTCGCCGGAACGGAACACGTCGTGCACAATTCTCAGGAAGAGCTGGGCAATCTGGTCGGTGTCACGCGAATCACGGTGAACCGCGTCCTGCATATATTTGCGCAAAGGGGCTGGCTGACACTGCAGTACCGCAGTGTCACCTTAACCAATCCCGCCGCCCTCGCCGCTTATGCGCAGGAGTAA
- the lysS gene encoding lysine--tRNA ligase: MNEKKENQAQPEQDLGEQQRIRREKLAALREAGKDPFVVTTWPQDSFAQGVRDNFEALEGKDVCIAGRMMSRRVMGKASFLDVADKTGRIQVYFRIDEVGEEVYKEFKAYWDVGDIIGIKGHVFRTKRGEISVKATGAQLLSKSLLPLPEKFHGLTNTDTRYRQRYLDLIVNPEVRDTFVKRSKIITEIRRFLDGEQFLEVETPVLHTVAGGAAARPFVTHHNTLDMDLYLRIALELYLKRLIVGGFERVYEIGRVFRNEGMDTRHNPEFTMLELYQAYTDIHGMMDLTENLIRTVATNVLGTTKVTVHGVDIDFAQPFARVSMKDAVKQYAGVDFDTFQSLDEARACAKEHHLQVEERHKMGDIMNLFFDEYCEDKLVQPTFLTGHPTDISPLAKKDPRDPRYTERFELFICGVEHANAFSELNDPIDQRERFEAQAAAKAAGDDEACDVDEDFLTALEYGMPPTGGLGIGVDRLVMTLTGAEAIRDVLLFPTMKPKE, from the coding sequence ATGAACGAAAAGAAGGAAAATCAGGCACAGCCTGAACAGGACCTGGGCGAACAGCAGCGAATCCGCCGGGAAAAGCTTGCAGCTCTGCGCGAAGCGGGCAAGGATCCGTTTGTGGTAACCACTTGGCCGCAGGACAGCTTTGCACAGGGTGTCCGCGATAACTTTGAAGCCCTGGAGGGCAAGGATGTCTGCATTGCAGGGCGGATGATGAGCCGCCGCGTGATGGGCAAGGCGAGCTTTCTGGATGTGGCGGACAAAACCGGCCGGATTCAGGTCTACTTTCGGATTGACGAGGTGGGCGAGGAAGTTTACAAGGAATTTAAAGCTTACTGGGATGTCGGCGATATTATCGGCATAAAAGGGCACGTGTTCCGCACCAAGCGCGGGGAAATCAGCGTGAAGGCAACGGGCGCGCAGCTTCTGAGTAAAAGCCTGCTGCCGCTGCCGGAAAAGTTTCATGGACTTACCAACACAGACACGCGCTACCGCCAGCGGTACCTGGACTTGATTGTGAATCCCGAGGTGCGGGATACCTTTGTCAAGCGCAGCAAAATTATCACGGAAATTCGCCGCTTTCTGGATGGTGAGCAGTTCTTGGAAGTAGAAACACCAGTGTTGCACACCGTCGCGGGCGGCGCGGCGGCACGCCCGTTTGTGACCCACCACAATACGCTGGATATGGATCTGTACCTGCGCATTGCGCTGGAGCTGTACCTCAAGCGGCTGATTGTTGGCGGCTTTGAGCGTGTGTATGAGATTGGCCGGGTGTTCCGCAACGAAGGAATGGACACCCGCCACAATCCGGAGTTTACGATGCTGGAGTTGTACCAGGCCTACACCGACATTCACGGGATGATGGATTTGACGGAGAATCTGATTCGCACGGTTGCCACCAACGTACTGGGAACCACGAAGGTGACCGTGCATGGTGTGGATATCGACTTTGCGCAGCCCTTTGCACGCGTGAGCATGAAGGATGCGGTCAAGCAATATGCCGGTGTGGATTTTGACACATTCCAGTCTTTGGACGAAGCGCGCGCCTGTGCGAAGGAGCACCATCTGCAGGTGGAAGAACGGCACAAGATGGGCGACATCATGAATTTGTTCTTTGACGAGTACTGTGAGGACAAGCTGGTACAGCCGACGTTCCTGACCGGCCACCCGACGGATATTTCTCCGCTGGCAAAGAAAGACCCGCGCGACCCGCGTTACACGGAGCGGTTTGAACTGTTTATCTGCGGCGTGGAGCACGCGAACGCGTTTTCCGAGCTGAACGACCCGATTGACCAGCGCGAGCGGTTTGAAGCACAGGCGGCCGCCAAAGCCGCCGGCGATGACGAGGCCTGCGATGTGGATGAGGACTTTCTCACCGCGCTGGAGTACGGAATGCCGCCCACCGGCGGGCTTGGCATTGGAGTTGACCGCTTAGTTATGACGCTGACCGGCGCGGAAGCAATCCGCGATGTACTGCTGTTCCCAACCATGAAGCCGAAGGAGTGA
- the greA gene encoding transcription elongation factor GreA, translated as MQKQTVLTKEGLEKLEKELEELKGVKRKEVAEKIKVALGYGDLSENSEYDEAKNEQAILEARIADVEAMLKDVKIIDENELGSAHVHIGSTVRVKADGKELQLKIVGSSEADPMVGCISDESAVGAALLGHAPGDQVEITVPAGTKLYEVVEIVK; from the coding sequence ATGCAGAAGCAAACCGTTTTAACCAAAGAAGGCCTTGAAAAGCTCGAAAAAGAACTGGAAGAATTAAAAGGTGTTAAACGGAAAGAAGTAGCGGAAAAAATCAAAGTGGCTTTGGGCTATGGCGACCTTTCCGAGAACAGTGAATATGACGAAGCGAAAAACGAGCAGGCAATTCTGGAAGCGCGCATTGCGGATGTGGAGGCCATGCTCAAAGACGTAAAAATCATTGATGAAAATGAGCTGGGCAGCGCGCACGTCCACATCGGCTCGACCGTGCGGGTGAAAGCGGACGGTAAGGAACTGCAGCTGAAAATTGTGGGCAGCAGCGAGGCAGACCCGATGGTTGGCTGCATCAGTGACGAAAGTGCGGTCGGCGCGGCCTTGCTGGGGCACGCACCGGGCGACCAGGTTGAAATTACGGTTCCGGCGGGCACGAAGCTTTACGAAGTTGTTGAAATTGTGAAATAA
- the dnaJ gene encoding molecular chaperone DnaJ, with protein MADKRDYYEVMGVPKNASEDEIKKAYRKLAKKYHPDLHPGDKVAEEKFKELNEAYEVLSDKEKRTRYDQFGHAGVDPNFGGGAAGGNPFGVDMDFGDIFDSFFGGNPFGGRHSSPNAPRRGSDVEAALVIEFEEAAKGCRKTVAYEKVEACPDCHGSGAKAGTSVKTCPACGGSGQVRVTQNTFMGVVQTTRPCDRCGGTGKVIETPCPTCRGSGHLRKKRTIEINVPAGIDDRQILNVSGQGNAGTNGGPAGDLHLLVNVRPHPLFERKGNDIWCDMPITFMQAALGGEVIVPTLDGKVSYEVREGTQPGDIFKLKGKGVTKLSGRGRGDQYVRMVLEVPKNLTVKQKELLKKFEDSTSEKNYQKRKGFFEKLKKKFGD; from the coding sequence ATGGCGGACAAAAGGGATTACTATGAAGTAATGGGCGTGCCGAAGAATGCCTCGGAGGATGAAATCAAGAAGGCATACCGAAAGCTTGCCAAAAAATATCACCCCGATCTGCATCCCGGTGACAAAGTCGCCGAGGAAAAGTTTAAGGAGCTGAACGAAGCGTACGAAGTGCTGTCTGACAAAGAGAAACGCACCCGGTACGACCAGTTCGGTCATGCGGGCGTCGACCCGAACTTCGGCGGCGGCGCCGCCGGTGGGAACCCCTTTGGCGTTGACATGGATTTTGGCGACATATTCGATTCCTTTTTCGGCGGAAATCCGTTTGGCGGGCGGCATTCCAGCCCGAATGCGCCACGCCGCGGTTCAGATGTGGAGGCGGCGCTGGTCATTGAATTTGAGGAAGCCGCCAAAGGCTGCCGCAAAACGGTTGCCTATGAAAAAGTGGAAGCTTGCCCGGACTGTCACGGTTCCGGTGCCAAAGCGGGCACCAGTGTGAAAACCTGCCCGGCCTGCGGCGGCTCCGGCCAGGTGCGGGTGACCCAGAATACCTTTATGGGTGTGGTGCAGACTACCCGTCCCTGCGACCGCTGCGGCGGCACCGGCAAAGTGATTGAAACACCGTGTCCCACCTGTCGAGGAAGCGGTCACCTGCGCAAAAAGCGCACCATCGAAATCAATGTGCCTGCCGGTATTGATGACAGGCAGATTCTGAATGTTTCTGGACAGGGCAATGCCGGAACCAACGGCGGCCCCGCCGGTGACCTGCACCTGTTGGTGAATGTACGCCCGCACCCGCTGTTTGAGCGTAAAGGAAACGATATTTGGTGTGATATGCCGATTACCTTTATGCAGGCGGCGCTGGGCGGCGAAGTGATTGTTCCGACGCTGGACGGCAAGGTGAGCTACGAAGTACGCGAGGGCACGCAGCCCGGCGATATCTTCAAACTGAAAGGTAAGGGCGTGACCAAGCTTTCCGGCCGCGGCCGCGGCGACCAGTATGTGCGCATGGTGCTTGAAGTGCCGAAAAATCTGACAGTGAAGCAAAAAGAGCTGCTCAAAAAATTTGAGGACAGCACCAGCGAGAAAAATTACCAAAAACGCAAAGGATTTTTTGAAAAGCTGAAAAAGAAGTTCGGGGACTGA